The following proteins come from a genomic window of Hymenobacter canadensis:
- the rpsD gene encoding 30S ribosomal protein S4 — MARYTGPKTKIARRFNEPIFGPSKALTKKAYPPGQHGRGRRKKQSEYAVQLMEKQKVKYMYGVLEKQFENLFHKAATLPGITGDNLLALLESRLDNTVYRLGIAPTRRAARQLVLHKHITVNGDVVNIASYKLRAGDVVAVREKSKSLEAITTSLSARNARAFSWLEWDGKDMVGKFLNAPARELIPEKITEQLIVELYSK, encoded by the coding sequence ATGGCACGTTATACTGGTCCTAAAACCAAGATTGCCCGTCGCTTCAATGAGCCGATCTTCGGCCCAAGCAAGGCACTCACCAAGAAAGCATATCCTCCAGGCCAGCATGGCCGTGGTCGTCGTAAGAAGCAGAGCGAGTACGCTGTCCAGCTGATGGAGAAGCAGAAAGTGAAGTATATGTACGGTGTACTGGAAAAGCAGTTCGAGAATCTGTTCCACAAAGCTGCTACGCTGCCCGGCATCACCGGCGACAACCTGCTGGCCTTGCTGGAGTCGCGCCTCGACAACACGGTATACCGTCTGGGCATTGCTCCAACGCGCCGTGCTGCTCGTCAGCTCGTTCTGCACAAGCACATCACCGTAAACGGTGATGTAGTAAACATTGCTTCGTACAAACTCCGCGCTGGTGACGTTGTTGCCGTACGTGAGAAGTCGAAGTCGCTGGAAGCTATTACCACGAGCCTGAGCGCCCGCAACGCGCGTGCTTTTTCGTGGCTGGAGTGGGACGGCAAAGACATGGTGGGCAAGTTCCTCAACGCCCCCGCCCGTGAGCTGATACCGGAGAAGATCACCGAGCAGCTCATCGTCGAACTGTACTCGAAGTAA